CATCCGGGGTCACCCCGGTCGCGCCCTGCCACCAGACCGAGGCCAGTCCCGCGCTCAGGGTGAAGTCCGCGGTCATCGACGCGTTCTGCACGAACCGTCCGATGCCGTCGCCCAGCGCGCGCTGTTCGCCGGCGCGAAGCGGGAGGAGCGGTTCGGCCGCCGGCGCGAAGTCGCTCGAGTCGCGCATCCCGGCGAGAGTCACCCTGCCGTCGTCGATGTCGAGCTGCAGGAAAGTGCCGGTGATCCCACCGCCCGTGCGCAGCTCCGCCGTGTTCTGCAGCATGACGAGGATCGTGCGCGGCCCGTCCGCGCCCAGGACGGCGGGCAGGATGCGGCTCGCCTCGGCCGTCGGCACGGTCACCTCCGCGACCTCCGTGAGCATCCTGTCGAGCAGACCGAGACCGTCCGCGATCTCGTCGACCAGCCCCGATCGATCGATGCCGGAGAGCGCGGCCTGCACCTCAGCCCGGGCACGCTCCGCGCGCTCCAGCTCGGGGGCGGCGGCGCGCACCTGAGCAGGCAGGTCCGCCAGGTCGACATCCGCCATGTCGCGTGCGGCCGCCAGGAGCGGCGAAGCGACATCGGCGCCGATCCTGGCGAGACCGGATGCGACCGCCCGGACTGCCGCCAGTTGCGCGCCCGCGCCGGGCAGCCGCTCCGCCGCCCACCAGAGAGCGTCGTCCCCCGGATCCGCCGCCTCGGCGTGCGCGACCAGCGCGTCGATGGCTGACGCGGCCGACCCGGCGTCACCGACGGTGAGCGCCGTCATCGCCCGTTCGGCGGCGGCGGATGCGGCGGCGAGCTCATCCCGCGCCCCGACCGCACGCCATCCCACGTACACCGCCGCGCCGCCCAGCCCGACAAGGAGAACGAGGGACGTGAGGACAATGAGCCGGCGCGAAAGGCGCCCGGTCACCCGCGGTGCCCGGACCGCGCGCGGCGCGCGGTCAGCAGGACGGCGCCCGCACCGGCCACCACGGCGAACCCGCCAGCGGCGACCACGGCGATCGGGATCACCGATCCGGTCTCCGGCAGCGCGGTCGCGAGCGCCGAGGACCCCGGGCCGGTGGCCTCTGCGTCCGCGCATCCCGGCGACGCCGCGGGCATCGCCAGCGGCACCGCCAGTTCCGCGTCGCCGGAGCGCACCACCGCACGGATGTCGCCGCGCGTCCACTCCGCATCCGGCCACGGCACCTCGCCGACCAGCCGTCCCCCGGTCATTTCGCCGAGGCGCACCTCCACCGCCGACTCCCCGTCGGTCATCCGGAGGGACGCCGGCAGCGGATCACCGTCGCCTTCCCTCATCAGGTCGAATGCGATCCACGTGTCACCGAGCCGGCACATCGCCTCGACCGTGGAACCGGCGAGTCCGGAATCCCTTGGCGTGACGGGTGTGTACGGATCAGCTACGGCATATGCCGCAGATGGCATGGCACACACCAGCGCCACACAGACAAGCGTCGACCGAAGAACAGTCCCCCACATATCAGCCTCCCCAAAGGCTGTCACCGGACGCATCCTCCCCAGGATCGCGTCCGTCGTTTCTCAGTTCTGCTGCGTCACGTTACCCCACATTCGCGGTATGCATTCGAACAAAATTCTGTCCCCCGTTCGGGTGACACGAATCGGTGGATTCGTGGCACGAATTGCGCCGTCGGAACCTCTAGGCGGGCCTGTTCTTTTCGGGTAGCGTCACCGATGCCGCAGCTCGGGACGCTTTGGGGAGCCCCCGGGGATCTGCGGCGAAGTGGATGGCGTGTCCGGGGATCTGGGGGATCTCCTCACGTACGTCAGGGCCCTTTGTGCGTTGCGCTTCTCGAAGCGACAGGCACAGAGGGCCCGACTCGTTTCCGGGGGCGCAAAAGGAGTCCGGATCGGCCCTTGTGCATGCGACGCCGATGTGAATAGAGTCAGCCCCACGTCAGCCGCGAAGAGCGGATCCGGAGCACCGAGGGGTCGGTATCCGGAGGCATCCCCGATGTGGGAATCGGGATCATGCGTGACGTGGGCGGTGGGGTTTCCACCGCTCGGCACTGGGGAACGCGGATCTCATCCGCACTGGGGAGGGACGGGCTTCGGTCCGTTCCTGAATCTGGGGAAAGACGTTCATGGGGACGGAACGTGGCATACGTGCGCATTCGGTGCGCCGCGATGACCGGGGACGAACAGGTCGGCACGACGTCGACGGGTCACCGTCATGATGCCGACGGTGGGCAGCCCGACTCTCGAGTCCGTGGTGACGCCGCGGCCGACGCCCGAGTTGCTGCGCAGACTGCGCGATCACAGGCGACATGCGGCGCGGCTCGCCGCGAGCGATGCGCTCGCCGTGGGCCTGAGCATGGTCGCCGTCACCGTAGCGATCGGGGCGTCGGCCGTGCCGCTGGGAGAATCCGGGCGGACGGTGCTGCCGGCGGTCGCCGCGGGCGGGCTGGTGCTCTGGATGTCGGCGCTCGCGCTGGTGCACAGCAGGGAACCGGGGATGCCGTCCGGCTGGGAGTACCGGCGGGTGGCCCGTGCTGCCGCGCTGGTGCTTGCCGTCGCAGCGGTGGGACTGCTGTTCCTGCCGTCCGCACCGGTGCGGCTGCAGGCGCTTCTCGGGGTGCCGACCGCTCTGGCGGTCCTCCTCGCCAATCGTTGGTACTGGCGGCGGTGGGCTCCCCCTCGTCACCGGCAGTCCGCGCCGCGGGCGCTCCTGGTCGGCTCACGCCATGACCTGGACGCCCTGGTGCAGACGTTCCAACGCGACGGTCGGCTCGGCTTCCACGTCGTGGGGACGACGTTGGTGGGCCCTCGCGCCCCCGAGCCGGCCGTTGGCACCGACGGAGCACCTGTCCTGGGAGCGGTCGCCGCGGCGGCCCAGGCCGCCCGGGAGCTGGGCGCGGACACCGTGATCGTCAGCGGGACTCCCGACGACCCGGACTTCATCCGCCGGCTCAGCTGGCAACTCGAAGGAACGGCCACCGATCTCATCCTCGCCTCGACCTTGACGGACGTCGCGAGCGGACGGATGTCGCTGCGCACGACGACCGGTCTCGCCCTGGTGAACGTGCGGATCCCGACCTATGCGGGCAGGCCGCACCGGGTCAAGCGCCTGATGGACGTGGGGACGGCGACCTGCGCGCTCGTGGCGATCGCACTGGTGACGCCGCTCATCGCCCTCCTCATCCGGCTCGACTCGCCGGGCCCGGTGTTCTTCCGGCAACGCCGGGTCGGACGCGACGGGCGCGAGTTCGACATCGTGAAGTTCCGCACCATGCGCGTGGGGGCGGAGAGCGAACTGGAGGGCCTGCTAGCGGTGAATGAGGGCGCCGGCGCGCTGTTCAAAGTGCGTCAGGACCCGCGGATCACCCGGGTCGGTGCCGTGCTGCGGAAGTACTCGATCGATGAGCTCCCGCAATTCTGGAACGTCCTGCGCGGCGACATGAGCGTCGTGGGACCGCGCCCTCCGCTCCCGAGCGAGGTACAGGCGTACGACGATCCGGTGTTCCGGCGGTTGTACATCCGTCCCGGGATCACCGGGCCGTGGCAGATCGGCGGGCGCAGCGATCTGAGCTGGGAACAGAGCGTGCGGCTGGATCTGCACTACGTGGAGAACTGGTCGGTCGCGAGCGACATCGGGATCATGCTGCGCACGGCCGGGGTCGTGCTGCGGGCGAAGGGGGCGTACTGATGGCCATGCGCGTGGCGACGACGCCGATCCGACTGCGGCACCGTTCCGCTCCGGTCCGACCGCCGGTCGCACCCGGGATGACGTCCCTCGGTATCCCCGCGGTCACGATCGCCGGGACGACCGTGCATCTCACCGACTCGATCGGCGCACGGGAGGCGGTGGAGGAGGCGGTCCGCACCCGGAGCGGCGCTCCGCTGGCGGTCGCATCCGTCAACCTCGACCACATCCATCATCTCGATGCGTTGCAGCAGGATCCGCTCGGCGGGAGTCCTCGGTGGCTCAATCTCATCGACGGCGCGCCGATCGCCGCGCAGACCCGGCGGATGACGGGCACGGCATGGCCGCGGCTGGCCGGCAGCGATCTGATCACCGGCATCCTCGACGACGCGGCGGCAGGTGGGGCCTGCGTCGCCGTGGTCGGCGGGTCGCCCGACGTGAGCCAGGCCCTGGCTCGGCGATTCGCGGCCGATTGGCCGTCCCTGCGATTCGCAGGACATTGGACTCCGGCACGCGAGGAGATCTCCTCGCCTGAATCATCGCTCGCTGTGGCGGCGCAGATTCGCGCGGCGAGGGCGGACATCGTCATCGTGTGCCTGGGAAAGCCCCGGCAGGAGAAGTGGATCGACGGATACGGGGAGGCGACGGGCGCGGGCGCCCTGCTCGCCTTCGGCGCGGTCGTCGACTTCCTGGCCGGTCGGGTCTCG
The sequence above is a segment of the Microbacterium caowuchunii genome. Coding sequences within it:
- a CDS encoding DUF4012 domain-containing protein, whose amino-acid sequence is MTGRLSRRLIVLTSLVLLVGLGGAAVYVGWRAVGARDELAAASAAAERAMTALTVGDAGSAASAIDALVAHAEAADPGDDALWWAAERLPGAGAQLAAVRAVASGLARIGADVASPLLAAARDMADVDLADLPAQVRAAAPELERAERARAEVQAALSGIDRSGLVDEIADGLGLLDRMLTEVAEVTVPTAEASRILPAVLGADGPRTILVMLQNTAELRTGGGITGTFLQLDIDDGRVTLAGMRDSSDFAPAAEPLLPLRAGEQRALGDGIGRFVQNASMTADFTLSAGLASVWWQGATGVTPDAVVSVDPIVLRAMLAVTGPVDTASGPLAAEDVVDRLLVQAYATLSPQEQSAAFADVAAAALGAVLERGHPLELASALRTPVEEGRISVWSAHEEEQRVIAGTALAGPLLRHRQAGPGAFAVYLNDATGGKLTPYLQIGLGVGAMVCRADGRQEVVVTVELGNALPVGAAETLPVSVTGGGIWGAAVGDIAPTVSVVAPAGWFPGGVWLDGGAVVHTVGEDDGQPASTRRTDIHPGDTRTLSFRFIAPDRAEVEPSLLHTPLLVDPTGLPATAICAAS
- a CDS encoding sugar transferase; the protein is MPTVGSPTLESVVTPRPTPELLRRLRDHRRHAARLAASDALAVGLSMVAVTVAIGASAVPLGESGRTVLPAVAAGGLVLWMSALALVHSREPGMPSGWEYRRVARAAALVLAVAAVGLLFLPSAPVRLQALLGVPTALAVLLANRWYWRRWAPPRHRQSAPRALLVGSRHDLDALVQTFQRDGRLGFHVVGTTLVGPRAPEPAVGTDGAPVLGAVAAAAQAARELGADTVIVSGTPDDPDFIRRLSWQLEGTATDLILASTLTDVASGRMSLRTTTGLALVNVRIPTYAGRPHRVKRLMDVGTATCALVAIALVTPLIALLIRLDSPGPVFFRQRRVGRDGREFDIVKFRTMRVGAESELEGLLAVNEGAGALFKVRQDPRITRVGAVLRKYSIDELPQFWNVLRGDMSVVGPRPPLPSEVQAYDDPVFRRLYIRPGITGPWQIGGRSDLSWEQSVRLDLHYVENWSVASDIGIMLRTAGVVLRAKGAY
- a CDS encoding WecB/TagA/CpsF family glycosyltransferase; this encodes MAMRVATTPIRLRHRSAPVRPPVAPGMTSLGIPAVTIAGTTVHLTDSIGAREAVEEAVRTRSGAPLAVASVNLDHIHHLDALQQDPLGGSPRWLNLIDGAPIAAQTRRMTGTAWPRLAGSDLITGILDDAAAGGACVAVVGGSPDVSQALARRFAADWPSLRFAGHWTPAREEISSPESSLAVAAQIRAARADIVIVCLGKPRQEKWIDGYGEATGAGALLAFGAVVDFLAGRVSRAPRWVSDAGLEWMWRLMLEPRRLARRYLIEGPPAYVAVRRSSLPHRA